A window from Megalobrama amblycephala isolate DHTTF-2021 linkage group LG9, ASM1881202v1, whole genome shotgun sequence encodes these proteins:
- the zgc:91944 gene encoding homeobox-containing protein 1 isoform X1, which produces MRQWCLPAVAPRAEPLPTGRLSPQISDARMECCDVEPRYTIEQIDLLQRLRLSGMTKPQIIQALESLERLDPDHRTPCCNNHSAPPSAPTSAAPAAPSSSSSSSSSLTSATTQTPVLDAALSPSNSYDASPPPLYPPSGVQRSFSYDLAEEDWDLEEKVEEYMRRDSNLVKEEIKAFLNNRRISQAIVGQVTGISQSYISQWLLQQGLEMSDSKRRAFYRWYLLERNSPGIRWSENQHAQVPRSRTDTPWNRQRELLMHLLPWYSAHQAQSGATLSMRSLVKEEPDWRLAGSPADRAAVGPFRLRRGSRFTWRKECQSIMESFFIENQYPDEAKREEIANACNAVIQKPGCKLSEFERVTALKVYNWFANRRKEMKRRANIEAAILESHGIEVPSPSCHSNSEEVETQEFGDQVMSQRFSEQEDLSQRKDIEPEGVMLPPVEVVSLPSPASQLMERKLDESKREANDDD; this is translated from the exons ATGCGACAGTGGTGCCTTCCTGCTGTGGCTCCACGCGCCGAACCGCTCCCAACGGGCCGATTATCACCTCAAATCTCAG ATGCCAGAATGGAGTGTTGTGACGTGGAGCCGCGCTATACCATTGAACAGATCGACCTGCTCCAGCGTTTAAGGCTGTCAGGGATGACCAAACCTCAGATCATTCAAGCCCTCGAGTCTTTAGAGAGGCTCGATCCAGACCATCGTACCCCATGCTGCAACAATCACTCGGCCCCACCCAGTGCCCCTACCTCCGCAGCCCCTGCTGCCCCCtcgtcctcctcctcttcctcctcatctCTTACCTCAGCCACCACACAGACCCCCGTCTTGGATGCTGCATTATCACCTAGCAACAGCTACGATGCCTCGCCTCCACCCCTGTACCCACCCAGCGGAGTTCAGAGGTCGTTTAGTTACGACTTGGCAGAAGAGGACTGGGATCTGGAGGAGAAGGTGGAGGAATACATGAG GAGGGACAGTAACCTTGTGAAAGAAGAGATAAAAGCTTTTCTCAATAACAGAAGAATCTCACAGGCAATTGTTGGACAAGTCACAG GTATCAGTCAGAGCTACATCTCCCAGTGGCTTCTGCAGCAGGGGCTGGAGATGAGCGACTCCAAACGCAGGGCGTTCTATCGCTGGTACCTGCTGGAGCGCAACAGCCCAG GAATCAGATGGAGTGAAAACCAGCATGCTCAGGTCCCCAGGAGCAGGACTGACACTCCCTGGAATAGGCAGAGAGAACTGCTGATGCACCTCCTCCCCTGGTACTCTGCTCACCAAGCCCAGTCAG GTGCCACGTTGTCCATGCGTTCACTGGTTAAAGAGGAGCCCGACTGGAGGTTGGCTGGAAGCCCCGCGGACAGGGCAGCGGTTGGGCCTTTTAGACTGCGTAGAGGTAGTCGCTTCACTTGGAGAAAGGAGTGCCAGTCAATCATGGAGAG TTTCTTTATAGAGAATCAGTATCCTGATGAGGCCAAAAGAGAGGAAATAGCCAATGCCTGTAATGCTGTCATTCAAAAACCTG GATGCAAACTGTCAGAGTTTGAACGAGTCACTGCGCTCAAAGTGTACAACTGGTTTGCCAATCGGAGGAAGGAGATGAAAAGACGTGCCAACATAG AGGCTGCCATACTAGAAAGCCATGGGATAGAGGTGCCGAGCCCCAGCTGCCACTCCAACAGCGAAGAGGTTGAGACTCAGGAGTTTGGAGATCAAGTCATGAGTCAACGTTTCTCTGAGCAG GAGGATCTCTCCCAGAGAAAAGACATTGAGCCAGAAGGTGTCATGCTACCTCCTGTGGAAGTGGTGTCTCTTCCAAGCCCAGCCTCTCAACTCATGGAGCGGAAGCTGGATGAATCGAAAAGAGAGGCTAATGATGACGATTAA
- the zgc:91944 gene encoding homeobox-containing protein 1 isoform X2 codes for MRQWCLPAVAPRAEPLPTGRLSPQISDARMECCDVEPRYTIEQIDLLQRLRLSGMTKPQIIQALESLERLDPDHRTPCCNNHSAPPSAPTSAAPAAPSSSSSSSSSLTSATTQTPVLDAALSPSNSYDASPPPLYPPSGVQRSFSYDLAEEDWDLEEKVEEYMRRDSNLVKEEIKAFLNNRRISQAIVGQVTGISQSYISQWLLQQGLEMSDSKRRAFYRWYLLERNSPGATLSMRSLVKEEPDWRLAGSPADRAAVGPFRLRRGSRFTWRKECQSIMESFFIENQYPDEAKREEIANACNAVIQKPGCKLSEFERVTALKVYNWFANRRKEMKRRANIEAAILESHGIEVPSPSCHSNSEEVETQEFGDQVMSQRFSEQEDLSQRKDIEPEGVMLPPVEVVSLPSPASQLMERKLDESKREANDDD; via the exons ATGCGACAGTGGTGCCTTCCTGCTGTGGCTCCACGCGCCGAACCGCTCCCAACGGGCCGATTATCACCTCAAATCTCAG ATGCCAGAATGGAGTGTTGTGACGTGGAGCCGCGCTATACCATTGAACAGATCGACCTGCTCCAGCGTTTAAGGCTGTCAGGGATGACCAAACCTCAGATCATTCAAGCCCTCGAGTCTTTAGAGAGGCTCGATCCAGACCATCGTACCCCATGCTGCAACAATCACTCGGCCCCACCCAGTGCCCCTACCTCCGCAGCCCCTGCTGCCCCCtcgtcctcctcctcttcctcctcatctCTTACCTCAGCCACCACACAGACCCCCGTCTTGGATGCTGCATTATCACCTAGCAACAGCTACGATGCCTCGCCTCCACCCCTGTACCCACCCAGCGGAGTTCAGAGGTCGTTTAGTTACGACTTGGCAGAAGAGGACTGGGATCTGGAGGAGAAGGTGGAGGAATACATGAG GAGGGACAGTAACCTTGTGAAAGAAGAGATAAAAGCTTTTCTCAATAACAGAAGAATCTCACAGGCAATTGTTGGACAAGTCACAG GTATCAGTCAGAGCTACATCTCCCAGTGGCTTCTGCAGCAGGGGCTGGAGATGAGCGACTCCAAACGCAGGGCGTTCTATCGCTGGTACCTGCTGGAGCGCAACAGCCCAG GTGCCACGTTGTCCATGCGTTCACTGGTTAAAGAGGAGCCCGACTGGAGGTTGGCTGGAAGCCCCGCGGACAGGGCAGCGGTTGGGCCTTTTAGACTGCGTAGAGGTAGTCGCTTCACTTGGAGAAAGGAGTGCCAGTCAATCATGGAGAG TTTCTTTATAGAGAATCAGTATCCTGATGAGGCCAAAAGAGAGGAAATAGCCAATGCCTGTAATGCTGTCATTCAAAAACCTG GATGCAAACTGTCAGAGTTTGAACGAGTCACTGCGCTCAAAGTGTACAACTGGTTTGCCAATCGGAGGAAGGAGATGAAAAGACGTGCCAACATAG AGGCTGCCATACTAGAAAGCCATGGGATAGAGGTGCCGAGCCCCAGCTGCCACTCCAACAGCGAAGAGGTTGAGACTCAGGAGTTTGGAGATCAAGTCATGAGTCAACGTTTCTCTGAGCAG GAGGATCTCTCCCAGAGAAAAGACATTGAGCCAGAAGGTGTCATGCTACCTCCTGTGGAAGTGGTGTCTCTTCCAAGCCCAGCCTCTCAACTCATGGAGCGGAAGCTGGATGAATCGAAAAGAGAGGCTAATGATGACGATTAA